A window of the Thermoplasmatales archaeon genome harbors these coding sequences:
- a CDS encoding DUF424 family protein: protein MNSISMKIYKVGNDVLLAACDAELLGKTLRNNEIEFRVSERFYKDILGDEELLKKNLSLATIGNLLGEKCVKCAIEMGLVEPENVIRIDEIPHAQFVII from the coding sequence ATGAATAGTATTTCTATGAAAATATATAAAGTAGGAAATGATGTGCTTCTTGCTGCATGCGATGCCGAACTTTTGGGAAAAACCCTTAGAAATAATGAGATAGAATTCAGGGTTTCGGAAAGATTTTATAAGGATATTCTTGGAGATGAAGAGCTATTAAAGAAAAATTTAAGCCTGGCAACAATAGGAAATCTTTTAGGAGAGAAATGTGTAAAATGTGCAATTGAGATGGGTCTTGTTGAGCCCGAAAATGTTATAAGGATTGATGAAATTCCCCATGCTCAATTTGTGATAATTTAA